Proteins from a genomic interval of Lolium perenne isolate Kyuss_39 chromosome 1, Kyuss_2.0, whole genome shotgun sequence:
- the LOC127319794 gene encoding RING-H2 finger protein ATL66 — MASQDVDDSNFALHGRGVPLLVGLLALVVAFVAVCLYLRWACTRRRRRAADLEASSSAAAASRAIPGLDADAINGFPVTLYSPTRSAGVKAGGGEEEQVAKAECSICISALVAGDKVKVLPPCGHCFHPNCVDAWLLAQPSCPLCRTTLLPVTAGGKPDVDNGGDSPV; from the coding sequence ATGGCGTCGCAGGACGTGGACGACAGCAACTTCGCGCTGCACGGCCGCGGCGTGCCGCTGCTTGTCGGCCTGCTCGCGCTCGTCGTCGCCTTCGTCGCGGTCTGCCTCTACCTCCGCTGGGCGTGCACCCGcaggcgccgccgcgccgccgaccTCGAGGCCTCCTCGTCGGCCGCCGCGGCGTCGCGAGCGATCCCCGGCCTCGACGCCGACGCCATCAACGGGTTCCCCGTCACGCTCTACAGCCCAACGCGTTCCGCTGGGGTGAAGGCCGGCGGTGGCGAGGAGGAGCAGGTGGCGAAGGCGGAGTGCTCGATCTGCATCAGCGCGCTGGTGGCCGGCGACAAGGTCAAGGTGCTCCCTCCCTGCGGCCACTGTTTCCACCCGAACTGCGTCGACGCCTGGCTCCTTGCCCAGCCCAGCTGCCCGCTCTGCCGCACTACTCTCCTCCCGGTGACCGCCGGCGGCAAACCCGACGTCGACAACGGAGGCGACTCCCCGGTGTGA